In Methanoregula formicica SMSP, the DNA window CTGGATTTCGAGCCGGGCTGTATCCTTGTTGGCAGCAGTGAAACGGACATGCTGCACAAGGGCAGCATGGCTCCGGTCCAGGCTCTCTCCCAGACGCAGGAAACAGGAGAGGAGACGGAGTGCCCGCTGGTCGCGGGGATCCAGGTCCGTGACAAAGGTGTCTTTTTTCCGCGGGCTCTTTTTTCTGTGGAACCGTGCCAGCATGGCGATAAGGTTCACTTCCCGGTCATTGAAACCAAGAAGTTCGGAATTCCGGATAATGTAATACGAGTGCGCATGGTGGTTGGTAAACGATATGAACGAACCGATATCATGGAGGAACGCTGCATACTCGAGCAGTTCCCGTTCAGCATCGGAAAAATCATGGAGCTTCTTTGTCTTTGCCGAATCGAACATTTCGAGCACGAGATTGGTTACCGTACGGGCATGGATTTCATTGATTCCGCAGGACCTTCCGAGCTGAAGGACGCTCCGCTGCCGGGGCGTCAGTTCTCCCATCAGGGGGAAGTTGTCCATCCGGGAGAGGTAATCGACAAGCAGTCCATCCTGCAACCCGCGGCTGGTAACAGAGATCTCCAAAAGGCCCAGTTCCTTCATGAAGACTTCGAGTATGATAGCGCCGGGAATGATGATATCCGCGCGCTCGGGATTGATCCCCGGCACCCGCCTTCGCTGTTCAAGCGTCAGCGGTGAAAGGAGTTCTATGAGCTTCTTTACTTCCTTGTATTTCAGCGTCAGCCCGTTTGACCGGGGTTCGGTCACTGATGCAGGATGGTGTGCCTTCCCGGCAATTTCCGCAAGGTTCATGATCGTGCCGGATCCCCCGATGGCACATTCAGGTTTCAGCGAACGGATGGCAGCGGTTGCATGGACAATGGCATTCCGGACATGCTGCTGGATCTTTTTCTGCTGTACAGGTCCGACAATCCCCCGTTCGTCCGGGGAGGGATAGGTATTGGCGAGCCGTATGGCCCCGATACGGAAACTGTCAAGATGGGTATATCCTTGTGCATCACCGATGGCGATCTCGGTGCTCCCGCCGCCGATATCGATGCAGAAGATTCTTCGGCCGGCAAGATGGATTGCGCTCGCCACACCGAGATAAATAAGGCGGGCCTCTTCGCGGCCGGAGATAACCCGTATGTCCAGCCCTGCTTCCTGCCGGATGCGGTGCAGCAGCTCGTTCTGGTTTGAGGCCTCTCGGGTAGCCGACGTGGCAACCGCGACAAATTCCTCAGTATGGAAGGTGCGGGCAAGGTCCACAAACATCTTTGCCACGATAACGGCCCGTTCCATCGCAGCCAGGGTGATCTCCTCTGCTTCGAACTCTCCCTCCCCGAGACGCACCTGCTGCTTCTGGCGCGAGAGAATGGTATACGAATGATTCGGGTTGAGCCGGACAATGAGCATACGGAACGAATTTGTCCCGAGATCGATGAACGTGACGACCCGTCCTTCCGGCCCGATAGTTCCGTCACTCACCGGAAAACCAGCTCCCGTTGGAATGCTTCCCGAAAGAGGTCGGCCTGCGACAGGGCACGCTCCTTTTCCCGCGAGACGTCACCGCTTGCAACGACATCGCAGAGAATCTCTTTTTTTCCGATGATGCAGTGGATCTCCCGGACTGCACCGGAATGGAAATGATCCAGGGCATTTCCTATGCGGAGGAGGACGGCAAGCCGGACAACAGCATCCTGATCATTTTCTGAGAGAAGGGAGAAGAGCGGGTGCGAACGGATCCGGACCTTCCCGTTATGGCTGGATGCGATGAGGCCTGCAACAGAACGACCAGCCATATCAAGCGGCAGGGACTCATCAGAAAAGATTCGGGCGGCTGACCGTTCACGGTGCTTTCTCTTCCCACGGGTCATCCCGATGTCGTGAAGCATCGCGGCGCATTCGAGAAGTGCACGGTATTGTTCGGAAAGATGGTGCACGTGAACGAGACCATCAAAGAGCATGAGCGAGAGCCGGGCTACGTTCTGGTGATGGGCAAATCCTGCAGGCCATGACGATGCCAGATCAGCGCTTGCAGTACGAAGGGCTGCTGAGTCCAGCATCTGCTCACAGCGATATTCCCGTTTCCTTCCGTTGACAAGCGTGCCAGAAACCAAATTCCAGGTCTTCTCGTCGTTCAGTTCCTGCCAGTACTGCACCAGGTGCCGGTGGATTCTCTCGCGTTCCTGTTCGCGGTCCTTTAAGAACAACCGAAGGCTGGCAAGCGTTGCCGTATCCGGGCCCTTCTTTTTCGACCTCATCCGGCCCCGCTCATAAAGGAGCAGCCGCGTTACGTGATCGATCCAGACATCGCAGTCATGGAGATCGCCAAGGATCTGCTGGAGGTTCTTTGCTGCTGCATGCGGTTTTTTCAGCCCGTTGCGGTAGACAGGGCCATAGACTTCCATAGTGTATCGCAGCTTCTTGGCTGCAATCCGCATGGCATGGTGTTCAGCAACTGCGTCGGTATGATGGAGCCATGGTTCATAGGACTGCATGGCGGCAAGACGGGAGCTGATCCGGAATGCAGCCATGGTCGGGATGCCCCGCGCAATCGATGAAGGCGGTGCATTATGGGTGCCAGAGGTTTTTTGTGCAAATAACTCCTCCATTTCCGGAATAATCCTGCTCTTCTCCAGCGCATCAAGCGCAAAGACTACCCCTTCCTGTGCCTGTGTGCGCCGAGTATGGAGATCGCCAATAAGATACGCAAATGCCGGCTCCAGCTCATGCCTGTCAGGAGTTGCAGGATTTTTGCCAGGAACCGGTGCTCCGGGATCCGTCTTTTGGTACTCTGTAAGAAACGCTATCTGGACATCGATATCCCGCGCTTCACCCAAAGCACGGGTAATTCCGGTAATCTCCCGGATCCACCGGGCATACGGTCTTTCGGAAAAGCAGGTCCCAAAAAGGGGAAGGGCGGCACGGAGCCGGCGGGATGCAACCCGCATGCGGTGAATGTATTCACGGTCTTTTGCATCACGGACACCGGCAATCTCTTTTTCAAATGCTGCAAGGAGCGGGGGCAGACACTGCTGCGAGAACCAGCGAAGGCCGGGGCCGCACGCCTGCCGTTTAAAGGTGCTGGTCATACCAGGCACCCCGGTGCTCGATAAGCCATGACTGGGCGTTCATAGGAGTCTCGCCGGGAACGGACGCCCTGCGGGAGTACGTGCCGTCGGAATGCAGGCAGCGTGTTTTGACAGTATCCCCCAGCTGGACCGGGAGAATGGTAGCAATGACCGCCTTTTTCAGCAACTCGTTTTCCACCGGGAAGAGGACTTCCACGCGCTTATCAAGATTGCGTGGCATAAGGTCTGCACTGCCCAGCCAGACTTCTTCGTTCCCGCCATTGTGGAAGTAATAGACCCGGGCATGCTCGAGAAAGCGTCCGACAATAGCAGAGACACGGATGTTCTCGCTGATCCCGGGTAATTCCGGGCGGAGGCAGCAGATCCCCCGTACCTGCAGGTCCACCCTGACACCGGCCGCTGAAGCACGGTACAGGGCCGCGATACAGGCAGCATCGACAAGGGCATTCATCTTGAAGATCAGGTTCCCGTCGCCATGCGATCTCTGCCGGGCGATCTCACGGTCGATTTTCTGGAGGATCATCTTCCGGATGGTGACCGGGGCCACCATCAGCTTGGCGTATTGTTCGATCCGGGCATAACCGGTAAGGAAGTTGAAGAGATTGGCAACATCCTCGCCAATACCCGGATCGCAGGTCATGAGCCCGAAATCCGTATAAATCCGGGCGGTTGCGGCATTGTAATTGCCGGTTCCCAGGTGCATGTACCGGCGAATCCCGTCTTTCTCGCGCCGCACCACCATACAGAGTTTGGCATGGACCTTGAGGTTGACGACTCCATACACCACATGAACGCCAAGTCGTTCCAGTGCCCGCGCCCAGCCGATGTTGTTCTCCTCATCGAAGCGTGCCTTGAGCTCGATCAACGCTGCAACGGTCTTGCCATTCTCCCGAGCCTCCATCAGGGCATTGACAATAGGCGAATTCGGGCCCACGCGGTAGAGCGTGATCTTGATCGCAAGCACGTCGGGATCACGGGCAGCCTGCCGGATGAAGTTGACGACCGGTGTAAAACTGTCATACGGGTGATAGAGAAGAATGTCATGACGCCGGATCGCGGAAAAGACATCCTGGTCATCAGCAAGGTCTTCCGGTGTTGAGGGGAGGAACGGAGAATCCTTGAGTTCGGGACGGTCAAGAGACATCAGCTGCATCAGGTCGGCCATTCCCACCGGGTGGGCAACGCGGTAGATCATGGACTTGGGAACACCCAGTTTTGAGCCAAGCGTGTGGCAGATCCCGTCATGCATGGAACATTCAACCTCAATGCGGACCGGCTTGCCCCGTGCACGTTGCTCCACAACTTCCTCGACCGTGGTGAGCAGGTCGGACGCCTCGTCCACTTCAATCTCCAGATCTGCGTCGCGGGTGATGCGGAACGGAAATGAAGCTATAACTTCGAGTCCCGGGAAGAGCATGTCAAGGTGGGCGGC includes these proteins:
- a CDS encoding Ppx/GppA phosphatase family protein; translated protein: MSDGTIGPEGRVVTFIDLGTNSFRMLIVRLNPNHSYTILSRQKQQVRLGEGEFEAEEITLAAMERAVIVAKMFVDLARTFHTEEFVAVATSATREASNQNELLHRIRQEAGLDIRVISGREEARLIYLGVASAIHLAGRRIFCIDIGGGSTEIAIGDAQGYTHLDSFRIGAIRLANTYPSPDERGIVGPVQQKKIQQHVRNAIVHATAAIRSLKPECAIGGSGTIMNLAEIAGKAHHPASVTEPRSNGLTLKYKEVKKLIELLSPLTLEQRRRVPGINPERADIIIPGAIILEVFMKELGLLEISVTSRGLQDGLLVDYLSRMDNFPLMGELTPRQRSVLQLGRSCGINEIHARTVTNLVLEMFDSAKTKKLHDFSDAERELLEYAAFLHDIGSFISFTNHHAHSYYIIRNSELLGFNDREVNLIAMLARFHRKKSPRKKDTFVTDLDPRDQRALRLLSCFLRLGESLDRSHAALVQHVRFTAANKDTARLEIQARGECQLEIWGIENEKRAFEKAFGRNLVFSVMENPSS
- a CDS encoding CHAD domain-containing protein gives rise to the protein MTSTFKRQACGPGLRWFSQQCLPPLLAAFEKEIAGVRDAKDREYIHRMRVASRRLRAALPLFGTCFSERPYARWIREITGITRALGEARDIDVQIAFLTEYQKTDPGAPVPGKNPATPDRHELEPAFAYLIGDLHTRRTQAQEGVVFALDALEKSRIIPEMEELFAQKTSGTHNAPPSSIARGIPTMAAFRISSRLAAMQSYEPWLHHTDAVAEHHAMRIAAKKLRYTMEVYGPVYRNGLKKPHAAAKNLQQILGDLHDCDVWIDHVTRLLLYERGRMRSKKKGPDTATLASLRLFLKDREQERERIHRHLVQYWQELNDEKTWNLVSGTLVNGRKREYRCEQMLDSAALRTASADLASSWPAGFAHHQNVARLSLMLFDGLVHVHHLSEQYRALLECAAMLHDIGMTRGKRKHRERSAARIFSDESLPLDMAGRSVAGLIASSHNGKVRIRSHPLFSLLSENDQDAVVRLAVLLRIGNALDHFHSGAVREIHCIIGKKEILCDVVASGDVSREKERALSQADLFREAFQRELVFR
- the ppk1 gene encoding polyphosphate kinase 1, with the translated sequence MDAQEMRYDDPSLYINRELSWILFNRHVLDEALDESHPLLERVKFLSIFANNLDEFFMIRVSGLQRQLRKGVLKAPPDGMTAGQQLDAIHTMLLPDLQAQDDCWHKELLPRLAEQGILLRKYHALTDRQKSAMDRFFVEEIFPVLTPLAFDSSHPFPFISNLSLNLAIMVRDHTGKEFFARVKVPTKLFPRLVRIPDADGSTRNDDSLVQFVYLEEIIAAHLDMLFPGLEVIASFPFRITRDADLEIEVDEASDLLTTVEEVVEQRARGKPVRIEVECSMHDGICHTLGSKLGVPKSMIYRVAHPVGMADLMQLMSLDRPELKDSPFLPSTPEDLADDQDVFSAIRRHDILLYHPYDSFTPVVNFIRQAARDPDVLAIKITLYRVGPNSPIVNALMEARENGKTVAALIELKARFDEENNIGWARALERLGVHVVYGVVNLKVHAKLCMVVRREKDGIRRYMHLGTGNYNAATARIYTDFGLMTCDPGIGEDVANLFNFLTGYARIEQYAKLMVAPVTIRKMILQKIDREIARQRSHGDGNLIFKMNALVDAACIAALYRASAAGVRVDLQVRGICCLRPELPGISENIRVSAIVGRFLEHARVYYFHNGGNEEVWLGSADLMPRNLDKRVEVLFPVENELLKKAVIATILPVQLGDTVKTRCLHSDGTYSRRASVPGETPMNAQSWLIEHRGAWYDQHL